One window of Mangrovibacterium diazotrophicum genomic DNA carries:
- a CDS encoding DUF6088 family protein, which translates to MKVSDRIANTIDRFPADYIFTYSDFDIEVSNKSAVVKALNRMVATGKISKLSKGRFYKPRKTQFGALKPSSYQIAKDFLEQNGELVGYISGYSAFNSMGLTTQIPSTLHIGTNKYRRAVKRGMYTISFIVQPNKITKKNIELLRILDAIRFIKEIPATTPEEACSRLISIVSKLTEEKKATLATLSLKYAPFVQALSGAILEMSGADESILKKIKDSLNPVTEYNIPISETVLATKNEWRIR; encoded by the coding sequence ATGAAAGTATCAGACAGAATAGCCAATACAATTGACCGATTTCCTGCAGACTACATTTTCACCTATAGTGATTTTGACATAGAGGTGAGCAACAAATCGGCAGTAGTAAAAGCCTTAAATAGAATGGTTGCAACGGGAAAAATAAGCAAGCTTTCCAAAGGCCGATTTTATAAACCGCGGAAGACTCAGTTTGGAGCACTGAAACCCTCATCTTACCAAATAGCGAAAGATTTTTTAGAACAAAATGGAGAACTAGTTGGGTATATCTCGGGGTACTCCGCGTTCAATAGTATGGGACTAACGACTCAGATTCCTTCAACCCTGCATATCGGCACAAACAAGTATCGCCGGGCAGTAAAACGAGGGATGTACACGATCTCGTTTATCGTTCAACCCAATAAGATAACAAAGAAGAACATTGAACTATTACGAATCTTAGATGCAATTCGATTTATCAAAGAAATACCGGCAACAACCCCAGAAGAGGCTTGCTCTCGCTTAATATCGATTGTGAGCAAATTAACCGAAGAAAAAAAGGCCACACTTGCAACCCTGTCATTAAAATATGCACCTTTTGTACAGGCACTTAGCGGCGCGATACTGGAGATGTCAGGAGCTGACGAAAGTATTTTAAAAAAGATAAAAGATTCACTCAATCCAGTTACAGAGTACAATATACCGATTTCAGAAACAGTACTCGCAACAAAAAATGAATGGAGGATAAGATGA